One stretch of Rosistilla oblonga DNA includes these proteins:
- the proS gene encoding proline--tRNA ligase yields MNKAPKTAITPTRVDDYPEWFQQVIKAADLAEVSPVRGCMVIKPWGYALWENMQRVLDDMFKATGHQNAYFPLFIPMSFLEKEAEHVEGFAKECAVVTHHRLEPDGKGGLQPAGPLEEPLIVRPTSETIIGSMYAKWVQSYRDLPILINQWANVVRWELRTRLFLRTAEFLWQEGHTVHATSEEALEETRKMIDVYADFAENWMAMPVIQGEKTPAERFPGAVSTLSIESMMQDRKALQAGTSHFLGQNFSKAQEIQFQDQDGNMQFAWTTSWGVSTRLVGALIMTHSDDDGLVLPPKLAPSHIVILPIYRDDEQRAAVLEYVGKLREELSAQYYSGRRISIEVDDRDIRGGEKKWYHVKRGVPLRLEVGPKDIDKNAVFVGRRDTGETKSMDRDQLVADVIGMLDSIQTNLFDRALKMREENTREIDNVDDFRAYFTAKNPDRPEIHGGFASCYFSNEDDLEPLLKELKVTIRCVPLKDNDTPGTCFLTGKPAEKKAIFAKAY; encoded by the coding sequence GTGAACAAAGCACCGAAAACCGCGATCACGCCCACCCGCGTCGACGATTATCCCGAATGGTTTCAACAAGTCATCAAAGCCGCGGATTTGGCAGAGGTGTCGCCGGTTCGTGGATGCATGGTGATCAAACCGTGGGGATACGCGCTGTGGGAAAACATGCAGCGTGTTTTGGATGACATGTTCAAAGCGACAGGGCACCAAAACGCCTACTTCCCGCTGTTCATTCCGATGAGCTTTCTGGAGAAAGAGGCGGAGCATGTCGAGGGTTTCGCCAAGGAGTGCGCTGTCGTTACGCACCACCGCCTGGAACCCGACGGCAAGGGAGGCCTACAGCCAGCCGGCCCGTTGGAAGAGCCGTTGATCGTCCGCCCAACCAGCGAAACGATCATCGGGTCGATGTATGCGAAGTGGGTGCAGAGCTATCGCGACCTGCCGATCTTGATCAACCAATGGGCAAACGTCGTTCGCTGGGAACTGCGAACGCGGCTGTTCTTGCGCACGGCCGAATTCCTGTGGCAGGAAGGGCACACCGTTCACGCGACCTCCGAAGAAGCGTTGGAAGAGACGCGGAAGATGATCGACGTCTACGCCGACTTCGCCGAGAACTGGATGGCGATGCCGGTCATCCAAGGCGAAAAGACACCAGCGGAACGCTTCCCCGGCGCGGTCTCGACCCTTTCGATCGAGTCGATGATGCAAGATCGCAAAGCGTTGCAGGCCGGAACCAGCCACTTCCTGGGCCAGAACTTTTCGAAGGCTCAAGAGATCCAGTTCCAAGACCAAGACGGCAACATGCAGTTCGCATGGACGACCAGCTGGGGCGTTTCGACGCGACTGGTCGGTGCCTTGATCATGACTCACAGCGACGACGACGGCTTGGTCCTGCCGCCGAAGCTAGCTCCATCGCACATCGTGATCCTGCCGATCTATCGCGACGACGAACAACGTGCGGCGGTGCTGGAATACGTTGGCAAGCTGCGTGAAGAACTGTCGGCGCAATATTACAGCGGCCGACGGATCAGCATCGAAGTCGACGACCGCGACATTCGTGGCGGCGAAAAGAAGTGGTATCACGTCAAGCGTGGCGTCCCGTTACGACTGGAGGTCGGCCCGAAAGACATCGACAAAAACGCAGTCTTCGTCGGCCGCCGCGACACCGGCGAAACCAAGTCGATGGATCGCGATCAATTGGTCGCCGACGTCATCGGGATGCTCGATTCGATTCAGACGAACCTGTTCGACCGAGCACTCAAGATGCGAGAAGAGAACACCCGCGAGATCGACAACGTCGACGATTTCCGCGCCTACTTCACCGCCAAGAATCCCGACCGACCGGAGATCCACGGCGGCTTTGCCAGCTGCTACTTCAGCAATGAAGACGACCTGGAACCGCTGCTGAAAGAACTGAAGGTGACGATCCGCTGCGTTCCGCTGAAGGACAACGACACGCCCGGCACCTGCTTCCTGACCGGTAAGCCCGCCGAAAAGAAAGCGATCTTCGCAAAGGCCTATTAA
- a CDS encoding RNA polymerase sigma factor: MNDDSKLIDQALAGDRAAFGQLVRRYQDRLFASMLQVTGSSDDAEDVVQDAFVRAFVKLHTFQRQSQFFTWLYRIAFNSALSHRRRKRSTVSLEHARESGGIEPVDKVDAPDAAMIRDDRVQTVRTALDQLTEDHRVILVLREMQDCAYEDIAQILEISIGTVRSRLSRARAALKLVLEEIESKQESQGGATGELR, encoded by the coding sequence GTGAACGACGATTCAAAACTCATCGACCAGGCGCTCGCGGGTGATCGAGCGGCTTTTGGGCAATTGGTACGCCGCTACCAGGATCGCCTGTTCGCGTCGATGCTGCAGGTGACCGGGTCGTCCGACGACGCGGAGGATGTCGTCCAAGACGCCTTTGTGCGGGCGTTTGTCAAGCTTCACACCTTCCAACGGCAAAGCCAGTTCTTTACCTGGCTGTACCGGATCGCGTTTAACAGCGCTCTGAGCCACCGGCGTCGCAAGCGGAGCACCGTCTCGTTGGAACACGCTCGCGAATCGGGCGGGATCGAACCGGTCGATAAGGTCGACGCGCCGGACGCCGCGATGATCCGCGACGACCGCGTGCAAACGGTTCGCACGGCGTTGGATCAGTTGACCGAAGACCATCGCGTGATCTTGGTATTGCGTGAAATGCAGGACTGTGCGTACGAAGATATCGCTCAGATTCTGGAGATCTCGATCGGCACGGTCCGCAGTCGGTTGAGTCGCGCTCGGGCTGCCTTGAAGCTGGTTCTCGAAGAGATCGAAAGCAAGCAAGAGTCGCAGGGCGGAGCGACTGGCGAGCTGCGGTAG
- a CDS encoding protein arginine kinase — MDPKLDELAGQCGEWLRGTGPESDIVISSRIRLARNLAGFPFIKKCSPEDRQAIERTVRGKMEKLAQWKDVRYLMVDDLSEVDRQFLVERQLISRELADSEGARAVAIDPDEQFSVMINEEDHLRLQVMHSGLSLQEAWQTVNALDDLIEGEITYAFHSKFGYLTACPTNAGTGLRVSVMLHLPALVITRQIDKVFRSLQKISVTVRGLYGEGSQYMGDFYQVSNQITLGRSEEELVQQVSEVIPVLIDYERRARRFLVEESEQDLHDDVSRARGILTTAKKISSEETMHYLSKVRMGINLGLIDDLPITTINKLFIHTQPAHLQKLRGRTLGSADRNVERASYLQRHLSDSGSNGAAELN; from the coding sequence ATGGATCCGAAGTTGGATGAATTGGCGGGACAATGCGGCGAATGGCTGCGCGGTACCGGGCCGGAGTCGGATATTGTGATCAGCAGCCGGATTCGGCTGGCTCGCAATCTGGCAGGTTTTCCGTTCATCAAGAAATGTAGCCCCGAAGACCGCCAAGCGATCGAACGGACCGTGCGGGGCAAGATGGAAAAATTGGCCCAGTGGAAAGATGTCCGCTATCTGATGGTCGACGATCTTTCGGAGGTCGACCGCCAATTCCTCGTCGAACGCCAATTGATCAGCCGCGAGCTGGCCGATTCCGAAGGGGCGCGAGCCGTCGCGATCGATCCCGACGAACAGTTCAGCGTGATGATCAACGAAGAGGATCATCTGCGGTTGCAGGTCATGCACAGCGGGCTCAGCTTGCAAGAGGCGTGGCAGACCGTCAACGCTTTGGACGATCTGATCGAAGGCGAGATCACGTATGCGTTTCACTCCAAATTCGGTTATCTGACCGCCTGCCCGACCAACGCCGGAACCGGCCTGCGGGTCAGCGTGATGTTGCACCTGCCGGCGCTGGTGATCACTCGCCAGATCGACAAGGTTTTCCGCAGCCTGCAGAAGATCAGCGTGACCGTTCGCGGTCTGTATGGCGAGGGATCGCAGTATATGGGCGATTTCTACCAGGTCAGCAATCAAATCACCTTGGGCCGCAGCGAAGAAGAGTTGGTCCAACAGGTGAGCGAAGTGATCCCGGTGCTTATCGATTACGAGCGGCGGGCGCGGCGATTTTTGGTCGAAGAGAGCGAACAGGATCTGCACGACGACGTCAGTCGGGCTCGCGGGATCCTGACCACGGCCAAGAAGATCAGCAGCGAAGAGACGATGCATTATCTGTCGAAGGTCCGGATGGGGATCAATCTGGGGCTGATCGACGACCTGCCGATCACGACGATTAATAAGTTGTTTATCCACACCCAGCCGGCGCATCTGCAGAAACTCCGCGGCCGCACGCTTGGTTCGGCCGACCGGAACGTCGAACGGGCCTCTTATCTGCAGCGTCATTTAAGCGATAGTGGTTCCAACGGCGCGGCGGAACTAAACTAA
- a CDS encoding glutamine--tRNA ligase/YqeY domain fusion protein: MNDSANEPEARPLNFVETAIQEDLAAGRFTTVQTRFPPEPNGYLHIGHAKAICLNFGLARRMNGKCNLRFDDTNPSKEETEYVDAIMDDVRWLGFEWDSLHYASDYFEQLYDWAEKLIVDSKAYVCDLTPEQTREYRGTITEAGKPSPGRDRTPEENLELFRGMRAGKFPDGSKTLRAKIDMASPNLNLRDPVMYRISRAHHHRTGDTWCIYPMYDWAHGQSDSIEGISFSICTLEFENHRPLYDWFCKSLEIHHPRQIEFARLNMTYTVMSKRKLLQLVNEGHVSGWDDPRMPTICGLRRRGYTPESIRDFCDDIGVAKFISMIDTGRLENALRKHLNKVAPRRNAVLDPLKLTITNWPEGKVEMVEAINNPEDATAGTRQLPFSGSLYIEQDDFQEEAPKKFFRLKKGGAVRLRYGYILDCHDVVKDDAGNVIEVLCTYDPETKSGADTSSRKVKGTIHWVSAPHAKEIEVRQYDRLFKVENPEKNDAGGSFLDHLNEDSLKTITAMVEPSLVELKPEDRVQFERKGYFCVDKDSTADKPVFNQIVGLRDSWAKAKAKG, translated from the coding sequence GTGAACGATTCGGCTAACGAACCTGAAGCCCGTCCGCTGAACTTCGTCGAAACCGCGATCCAAGAAGATCTTGCCGCCGGTCGCTTCACGACCGTGCAGACCCGGTTTCCGCCCGAACCGAACGGCTACCTGCACATCGGCCACGCCAAGGCGATCTGTCTGAACTTCGGTCTAGCCCGGCGAATGAACGGCAAGTGCAACCTCCGTTTCGACGATACCAATCCGTCGAAAGAGGAGACCGAATACGTCGATGCGATCATGGACGACGTCCGCTGGTTGGGGTTTGAGTGGGATTCGCTGCACTACGCTAGCGATTACTTCGAACAACTGTACGATTGGGCGGAGAAGTTGATCGTCGATTCGAAGGCGTACGTCTGCGATCTGACTCCCGAACAGACGCGCGAATACCGCGGCACGATCACCGAAGCGGGCAAACCGAGCCCGGGCCGCGACCGCACGCCCGAGGAGAACCTTGAATTGTTCCGCGGCATGCGAGCCGGGAAGTTTCCCGACGGCAGCAAGACGCTGCGGGCGAAGATCGATATGGCATCGCCGAACTTGAATCTTCGCGATCCGGTCATGTACCGCATCTCGCGGGCTCACCACCATCGCACCGGCGACACGTGGTGCATCTATCCGATGTACGACTGGGCTCACGGGCAGAGCGATTCGATCGAGGGAATCTCGTTTTCGATCTGCACGTTGGAATTCGAAAACCACCGCCCGCTTTACGATTGGTTCTGCAAATCGTTGGAGATCCATCATCCGCGGCAGATCGAATTCGCCCGGCTGAACATGACCTACACGGTGATGAGCAAGCGAAAACTGTTGCAGTTGGTTAACGAGGGGCACGTCAGCGGATGGGACGATCCGCGGATGCCGACGATCTGCGGCCTCCGTCGTCGCGGCTATACTCCCGAATCGATCCGCGATTTCTGCGATGACATCGGCGTCGCCAAGTTCATCTCGATGATCGACACCGGGCGACTGGAAAATGCGCTCCGCAAGCACTTGAACAAAGTTGCCCCGCGACGCAACGCGGTCCTCGATCCGTTGAAGCTGACGATCACCAACTGGCCCGAGGGGAAGGTCGAGATGGTCGAAGCGATCAACAATCCCGAAGACGCCACCGCCGGCACGCGGCAGTTGCCGTTCAGCGGTTCGCTGTACATCGAACAGGACGATTTCCAAGAGGAAGCACCGAAGAAGTTCTTCCGTTTGAAGAAGGGTGGCGCCGTGCGACTGCGTTACGGCTATATCCTCGATTGCCACGATGTCGTCAAAGATGACGCCGGCAACGTGATCGAAGTCCTCTGCACGTACGATCCCGAAACAAAAAGTGGTGCCGACACGTCGAGCCGCAAGGTCAAAGGGACGATCCACTGGGTCAGTGCACCGCACGCCAAAGAGATCGAAGTGCGTCAGTACGACCGCTTGTTTAAGGTCGAGAACCCCGAGAAGAACGACGCGGGCGGATCGTTCTTGGATCACTTGAACGAAGACTCGTTGAAGACGATCACCGCGATGGTCGAACCGAGCCTGGTCGAACTGAAGCCGGAGGATCGCGTGCAATTCGAACGCAAGGGTTACTTCTGCGTCGACAAGGATTCGACCGCCGACAAGCCGGTCTTCAATCAGATCGTAGGCCTCCGCGACAGCTGGGCCAAGGCAAAAGCTAAGGGCTAA
- a CDS encoding PAS domain S-box protein yields the protein MNRQTIGIMCLAAAFLANVAAVVASDGAAAKHNRSHLDLPTAAMPMAGELRAAGLFPDSLIALSGCHFVAHSTANIASSNIVGRSRVSDFSIFLAYLAIPATLGFYLLCRKDCPVSSALWIFAGFMLVSGLSHLAQTGRGWWPADRLSQPLETLTTLASCCTLIALACLMPKLRPLLSQAELVRQLQRRMTKLDFAIEAGNLGVWEWNITEDQLDWDAKTRQLFDTDPDASNLRYQTFLDALHPSEHEQVRRRVEACIATGTHYDTTHCVVHRDGSIHYVHVLGKHINDKGEPEKFIGVCIDCTEAQRQRDTLQASESNFRMTFEKIALGIAHVALDGRWIRVNEGICKILGYSSQELLASYFQDATHPDDLGKCLNLVEQAIAGQRDSFSTEKRYIRKDGSPVWVNATVSLVRDSSGDPSHLIGVVEDIQRRKDAEKALCESSERTRAILNSAFDGILTIDRCGTIGMVNSAVERIFGFTDKELIGTNVSKLMTWPLPPEHNKTREIIGTRRDGSKFPLEFNTTEVGLSGSHLLTVSVRDITERKQAEEALQTAKKAAEDASIAKSEFLASMSHELRTPLNGVIGMTELLADSTLDERQRRFVTACQSSGNALLTLISDILDLTKVEAGRLELDEHPFDLLQLLDEVVGCIPLRAEQKKVELLYMLDSPTTLNLIGDSHRLRQVLTNLLGNAMKFTDEGQITLRAEPQHLTDDRATIRFSIQDTGIGIPQDRLDRLFKSFSQVDSSISRKYGGSGLGLSISKAIVDALGGQIGVESSEGVGSRFWFTVTFRHSEQDPDLTQDWSLGRLSNLRVLLLEPQPAIQEILVQFLHNWEIHVDTASTNERAVQKMQRATAIERHYDLIIADEAFCSENNGQWIQQLEAHRSQTGRPLPMFVIASPEREAAIDPAHYERCLARPVGQSHLLDALVDQFCRGPNRREVCVADTDSGQQLTSDDTTTTRILLAEDNATNQLFAREILARNGWNCDIVENGEEVLAALESNPYSVILMDCQMPIMDGFTATQEIRRREADGRLRHTPSIVALTANAIQGDRERCLHAGMDDYLAKPFNPAHLTSVTQSMLELAEKRSKRAALETPSDAPFPAAPLTPDANRNERLERIPQIVDPNRALTSIDTASLQH from the coding sequence ATGAATAGACAAACCATAGGCATCATGTGCCTAGCTGCCGCGTTCCTAGCGAACGTTGCAGCCGTAGTTGCGTCGGACGGGGCTGCTGCAAAACACAACCGATCGCATCTCGATCTCCCCACGGCAGCGATGCCGATGGCGGGAGAATTGCGCGCCGCGGGGCTGTTCCCCGATTCTTTGATCGCCTTGAGCGGTTGCCATTTCGTCGCCCATTCGACAGCCAACATCGCTTCGTCAAACATTGTCGGACGCTCTCGAGTTTCCGACTTCTCGATTTTCTTAGCCTATCTCGCGATTCCAGCCACCCTCGGTTTCTACCTGCTGTGCCGCAAAGACTGTCCGGTCTCCAGCGCGCTGTGGATCTTTGCCGGCTTCATGCTGGTGAGTGGTCTCAGCCACCTGGCGCAGACCGGCCGTGGATGGTGGCCCGCCGATCGACTCTCCCAACCATTGGAGACGCTGACCACACTGGCCTCCTGTTGCACGCTGATCGCCTTGGCTTGCCTGATGCCAAAACTGCGTCCACTGTTGTCCCAAGCCGAATTGGTCCGGCAGCTGCAGCGCCGAATGACGAAGCTGGACTTCGCCATCGAAGCGGGCAACCTGGGCGTCTGGGAATGGAACATCACCGAAGACCAACTGGATTGGGACGCCAAGACGCGACAACTGTTCGATACCGATCCCGACGCCAGCAACCTCCGTTACCAAACGTTTCTCGATGCCTTACATCCCAGCGAACATGAACAGGTGCGCCGGCGGGTCGAAGCATGCATCGCAACCGGAACTCATTACGACACGACACACTGCGTCGTTCATCGCGATGGATCGATCCACTATGTCCATGTGTTAGGGAAGCACATCAACGACAAGGGAGAACCCGAAAAGTTCATCGGTGTTTGCATCGATTGTACCGAAGCTCAACGCCAGCGCGACACGCTTCAGGCGAGCGAAAGCAACTTCCGAATGACATTCGAAAAGATCGCCTTGGGGATCGCCCACGTAGCGCTCGACGGGCGGTGGATTCGCGTCAACGAAGGGATCTGCAAAATCCTCGGCTACAGCAGCCAAGAACTGCTGGCCAGCTACTTCCAAGACGCGACTCACCCCGACGACCTCGGCAAATGCTTGAACTTAGTAGAGCAAGCGATCGCGGGGCAGCGTGATTCGTTTTCCACTGAAAAACGCTACATCCGCAAAGACGGCTCACCGGTCTGGGTAAACGCAACGGTATCGCTGGTCCGCGACAGCAGCGGCGATCCGTCGCATTTGATCGGCGTGGTGGAGGATATCCAACGCCGCAAGGACGCTGAAAAAGCGTTGTGCGAATCGTCCGAAAGGACCCGCGCGATCTTAAACTCCGCTTTCGACGGGATCTTGACGATCGACCGGTGCGGCACGATCGGGATGGTGAATTCGGCTGTCGAACGGATCTTCGGGTTCACCGACAAAGAATTGATCGGCACCAACGTGAGCAAGCTGATGACCTGGCCGCTGCCTCCTGAACACAACAAGACGCGCGAGATCATCGGCACGCGTCGCGACGGAAGCAAGTTCCCGTTGGAGTTTAATACAACCGAGGTGGGGCTGAGCGGGTCGCATCTGCTGACCGTCTCGGTCCGCGATATCACCGAGCGAAAGCAGGCCGAAGAAGCACTGCAGACTGCCAAGAAAGCCGCCGAAGATGCAAGCATTGCCAAGAGCGAATTCTTGGCCAGCATGAGCCACGAACTACGGACTCCGCTCAACGGCGTGATCGGAATGACTGAACTGTTGGCCGACTCCACGCTGGACGAACGGCAGCGACGCTTCGTGACCGCATGCCAAAGCAGCGGCAACGCGTTGCTGACACTGATCAGCGATATTCTCGACCTGACCAAAGTCGAAGCCGGCCGCTTGGAACTGGATGAACATCCGTTCGACCTCCTGCAATTGCTAGACGAAGTCGTCGGCTGCATCCCCCTGCGGGCGGAGCAGAAGAAGGTCGAATTGTTGTACATGCTCGACAGCCCGACCACGCTGAACTTGATCGGCGACAGCCATCGGCTGCGGCAAGTGCTGACAAATCTGTTGGGCAATGCGATGAAGTTCACCGACGAGGGGCAGATCACATTGCGCGCCGAACCGCAACATTTGACCGACGACCGGGCCACGATCCGGTTCTCGATTCAGGACACCGGGATCGGCATCCCCCAAGACCGACTCGACAGGTTGTTCAAATCGTTTTCGCAGGTCGACAGTTCGATCAGTCGCAAGTATGGCGGATCGGGGCTGGGGCTTTCGATCAGCAAAGCGATCGTCGACGCATTGGGCGGCCAGATCGGAGTCGAGAGCAGCGAGGGAGTCGGATCGCGATTTTGGTTTACGGTGACGTTCCGGCACAGCGAACAAGATCCCGATTTAACGCAAGATTGGTCGTTGGGACGCTTGTCGAACCTCCGCGTCCTGCTGCTCGAACCGCAACCGGCGATCCAAGAGATCCTTGTCCAGTTCCTGCACAACTGGGAGATCCACGTCGACACCGCCTCGACCAACGAGCGCGCCGTCCAAAAAATGCAGCGAGCCACGGCGATCGAACGCCACTACGATTTGATCATCGCCGACGAAGCGTTCTGCAGCGAGAACAACGGCCAATGGATTCAACAGCTCGAAGCGCATCGATCGCAAACGGGGAGACCGCTGCCGATGTTCGTGATCGCATCACCGGAGCGTGAAGCGGCAATCGATCCGGCGCATTACGAACGCTGCTTGGCCCGTCCGGTCGGACAATCGCATCTGCTCGACGCGTTGGTCGATCAATTCTGCCGCGGTCCAAACCGACGTGAGGTCTGCGTCGCCGACACCGACTCGGGACAACAACTCACAAGCGACGACACCACCACGACGCGGATCCTGTTGGCGGAAGACAACGCCACCAACCAATTGTTCGCTCGCGAAATCTTGGCTCGCAACGGCTGGAACTGCGATATCGTCGAAAACGGAGAAGAGGTCCTGGCGGCGCTCGAATCCAATCCCTACAGCGTGATCTTGATGGATTGCCAAATGCCGATCATGGACGGATTCACCGCGACCCAAGAGATCCGCCGCCGCGAAGCCGATGGAAGATTGCGGCATACGCCATCGATCGTCGCGCTGACAGCCAACGCGATCCAAGGCGATCGGGAACGCTGCCTGCACGCCGGGATGGACGACTACCTCGCCAAACCGTTTAACCCCGCACACCTGACGTCGGTCACGCAGAGCATGTTAGAGCTCGCTGAAAAACGATCCAAGCGAGCCGCGTTGGAAACTCCAAGCGATGCTCCCTTCCCAGCCGCACCGCTGACACCCGATGCAAACCGCAACGAACGACTCGAACGGATACCACAAATCGTCGATCCCAATCGCGCGTTGACCAGCATCGACACCGCCAGCTTGCAGCATTGA
- the trpE gene encoding anthranilate synthase component I: MHTPNEDQFTHLASTHDLVPVSRRLLSDSLTPVSAFRLLDNGRSACLFESVIGGEKVGRFSFLAVDPIMRFCAHGQSVSITRGDACETKTCDDPLDEFRGHLAGVTFADTGDLPPFVGGAIGYAGYDVVRYVENLPNAPEDDRQLPDLDFGFYHTLVVFDNVTKTMTIVAVARPADFDSPAEAYRDAKQRIDETVAQLSRPVPHLETADVEQSHDEQLDISSNFTREGFADAVEKCREYIRAGDIFQVVPSQRFAVDTSVDPFEIYRSLRVVNPSPFMFYMRTPECTLIGCSPEIMTRVVDGVVTVRPLAGTRRRGATEQEDLALEEELLSDPKERAEHVMLVDLGRNDIGRIAKFGTVELTEVMVVERYSHVMHISSEVRGELRDGLDAFDALKACLPAGTVSGAPKVRAMEVIDELEPHRRGPYGGAVGYIDYRGNMDTCIALRTMVVQNDKVYVQAGCGVVADSNPDAEYEETVNKAKGMVRAISLTLSRLNANKRNA; encoded by the coding sequence ATGCATACGCCCAACGAAGATCAATTCACCCATCTGGCCAGCACCCACGATCTGGTCCCGGTCTCCCGCCGTCTGCTCAGCGACAGCTTAACGCCGGTGAGCGCCTTTCGGCTGTTGGACAACGGCCGCAGTGCGTGTCTGTTCGAAAGCGTGATTGGCGGCGAGAAAGTCGGCCGCTTCAGTTTCCTCGCCGTCGATCCGATCATGCGGTTCTGCGCCCACGGCCAATCGGTCTCGATCACGCGAGGCGACGCTTGCGAAACAAAAACCTGCGACGATCCGCTGGATGAATTCCGCGGTCACTTGGCTGGCGTGACCTTTGCCGACACCGGCGACCTGCCTCCATTTGTCGGCGGAGCGATCGGATACGCCGGCTACGATGTTGTCCGTTACGTCGAAAACCTTCCCAACGCTCCCGAAGACGATCGCCAGCTGCCCGACCTCGATTTCGGTTTCTACCACACCTTGGTCGTTTTCGACAACGTCACCAAGACGATGACGATCGTCGCCGTCGCCCGTCCCGCCGATTTCGATTCCCCCGCGGAAGCCTATCGCGACGCCAAGCAACGGATCGATGAAACCGTCGCCCAGCTGTCGCGACCGGTTCCGCACCTGGAAACCGCCGACGTCGAACAGAGTCACGACGAGCAGCTGGATATCTCATCGAACTTCACCCGCGAAGGTTTTGCCGACGCGGTCGAGAAGTGCCGCGAATACATCCGCGCCGGCGATATCTTTCAAGTCGTCCCCAGCCAGCGGTTTGCTGTCGACACGTCGGTCGATCCGTTTGAGATCTACCGCTCGCTGCGAGTCGTCAATCCAAGCCCGTTCATGTTCTACATGCGGACTCCCGAATGCACCCTGATCGGTTGCTCTCCCGAGATCATGACGCGCGTGGTCGATGGTGTCGTGACGGTCCGCCCGCTGGCCGGCACCCGCCGCCGCGGCGCAACCGAACAAGAGGACCTGGCGCTAGAAGAAGAATTGCTGTCGGATCCGAAGGAGCGAGCCGAACACGTGATGCTTGTCGACCTGGGGCGCAACGACATCGGCCGGATTGCAAAATTTGGAACCGTCGAATTGACGGAGGTGATGGTGGTCGAGCGATATAGCCACGTGATGCACATCAGCAGCGAGGTCCGCGGCGAATTGCGAGACGGGCTGGACGCGTTTGATGCTCTGAAAGCCTGCTTGCCCGCCGGAACCGTTTCGGGCGCCCCGAAGGTTCGCGCGATGGAGGTGATCGACGAACTGGAACCACATCGCCGCGGCCCCTACGGCGGCGCCGTCGGTTATATCGATTATCGCGGCAACATGGATACCTGCATCGCACTGCGAACGATGGTCGTGCAAAACGACAAGGTCTACGTCCAAGCCGGCTGTGGCGTCGTCGCCGACAGCAATCCCGACGCGGAGTATGAAGAAACGGTTAACAAAGCCAAAGGCATGGTCCGCGCGATCAGCCTGACTCTGTCTCGATTGAACGCAAACAAGCGGAACGCGTAG
- a CDS encoding UvrB/UvrC motif-containing protein translates to MKCQHCEKPATFHITELTEPSGPQVMHLCEEHARHYLSKEQSTPTSLVADHLEKQLKLGQTAEELAELDQQECPVCGITFYEFRNAGRLGCPYDYTVFQKDLEPLLINIHASREHKGKRPTRLAPSADRQAELIQLRREMEEAIEKENYERASEIRDRIRTLESGQSDTSSDL, encoded by the coding sequence ATGAAGTGTCAACACTGCGAAAAGCCAGCGACCTTTCACATTACTGAATTGACCGAGCCAAGTGGTCCCCAGGTGATGCATCTTTGCGAAGAACACGCGCGGCATTATCTGTCCAAAGAGCAGTCGACGCCCACCAGCTTGGTTGCCGATCATCTGGAAAAGCAGCTGAAACTGGGGCAGACGGCTGAGGAGTTGGCGGAATTGGACCAGCAGGAATGCCCGGTCTGTGGGATCACGTTCTATGAATTCCGCAACGCCGGACGGCTGGGGTGTCCGTATGACTACACGGTCTTCCAGAAGGATCTTGAACCGCTGTTGATCAACATCCATGCTTCGCGCGAACATAAGGGGAAACGCCCCACCCGCTTGGCTCCATCGGCCGATCGGCAAGCCGAATTGATTCAGCTGCGCCGCGAGATGGAGGAAGCGATCGAAAAGGAAAACTACGAGCGAGCCTCGGAGATTCGCGATCGCATTCGCACTTTGGAATCGGGTCAATCGGATACGTCGAGCGATCTCTAA